From the genome of Chlorocebus sabaeus isolate Y175 chromosome 2, mChlSab1.0.hap1, whole genome shotgun sequence, one region includes:
- the L3MBTL1 gene encoding lethal(3)malignant brain tumor-like protein 1 isoform X2, protein MEGHAEMEMLRTLKGPSTGEVSVHLVARDSPGSGPHLPATAFIIPASSANRGLPSSALDVSCFPREPIHVGTPEQVAGSEPVPATVLPQLSAGPASSSSSTVRILEWTEAAAPPPGGGLRFRISEYKPLNMAGVEQPPNPELLQEGVTEYEDGGAPAGDGEAGPLQAEDHPQNPPEDPNQDPPEDDSTCQCQACGPHQAAGPDLGSSNDGCPQLFQERSVIVENSSGSTSASELLKPVKKRKRREYQSLSEEESEPEAMEKQEEEKDPEGQPTASTLESEEWSSSQPATGEKKEGWSWESYLEEQKAITAPVSLFQDSQAVTHNKNGFKLGMKLEGIDPQHPSMYFILTVAEVCGYRLRLHFDGYSECHDFWVNANSPDIHPAGWFEKTGHKLQPPKGYKEEEFSWSQYLRSTRAQAAPKHLFVSQSHSPPPLGFQVGMKLEAVDRMNPSLVCVASVTDVVDSRFLVHFDNWDDTYDYWCDPSSPYIHPVGWCQKQGKPLTPPQDYPDPDNFCWEKYLEETGASAVPVWAFKVRPPHSFLVNMKLEAVDRRNPALIRVASVEDVEDHRIKIHFDGWSHGYDFWIDADHPDIHPAGWCSKTGHPLQPPLRPREPSSASLGGCPPLSYRSLPHTRTSKYSFHHRKCPTPGCDGSGHVTGKFTAHHCLSGCPLAERNQSRLKAELSDSEASARKKNLSGFSPRKKPRHHGRIGRPPKYRKIPQEDFQTLTPDVVHQSLFMSALSAHPDRSLSVCWEQHCKLLPGVAGISASTVAKWTIDEVFGFVQTLTGCEDQARLFKDEMIDGEAFLLLTQADIVKIMSVKLGPALKIYNAILMFKNADDTLK, encoded by the exons ATGGAGGGGCATGCTGAAATGGAGATGCTGAGGACACTGAAGGGGCCTTCCACAGGGGAGGTCAGCGTGCACTTGGTGGCCAGAGACAGCCCCGGTTCTGGTCCTCACCTGCCCGCAACTGCCTTTATCATTCCAG CCAGCTCGGCCAACCGCGGCCTGCCCAGCAGTGCCCTGGATGTGTCTTGCTTTCCCCGGGAGCCAATCCATGTGGGTACCCCGGAGCAAGTGGCCGGCAGCGAACCGGTTCCTGCCACTGTCCTGCCGCAGCTTAGTGCCGGGCCGGCCAGCTCCAGCAGCAGCACAGTGCGGATACTGGAATGGACAGAGGCCGCGGCCCCGCCCCCTGGGGGCGGCCTGCGG TTCCGGATAAGCGAGTACAAGCCGCTGAACATGGCGGGAGTGGAGCAGCCCCCGAACCCCGAGCTGCTGCAGGAAGGCGTGACCGAATACGAAGATGGCGGGGCCCCTGCTGGAGATGGCGAGGCGGGCCCCCTACAAGCGG AGGACCACCCCCAGAATCCTCCAGAAGATCCCAATCAGGACCCCCCAGAGGATGATAGCACCTGTCAGTGCCAGGCGTGTGGGCCTCACCAAGCCGCGGGTCCAGATCTTGGTTCCTCTAATGATGGCTGCCCTCAACTGTTCCAGGAGCG GTCAGTCATAGTGGAGAACTCCTCAGGCTCCACCAGCGCTTCTGAGCTCCTCAAACCCGTGAAGAAGAGGAAGCGCAGGGAATACCAGAGCCTATCAGAGGAGGAGTCGGAGCCAGAGGCCATG GAgaagcaagaagaagaaaaggaccCAGAGGGACAACCCACCGCTAGCACCCTGGAGAGTGAGGAGTGGAGCAGCAGCCAGCCTG CAACAGGTGAGAAGAAGGAAGGCTGGTCGTGGGAATCCTACCTAGAGGAGCAGAAGGCCATTACTGCCCCAGTCAGCCTCTTCCAGGAC TCCCAGGCAGTCACTCACAACAAGAATGGCTTCAAACTGGGCATGAAGTTGGAAGGCATTGACCCTCAACACCCGTCCATGTACTTCATCCTCACTGTGGCTGAG GTATGTGGCTATCGCCTACGCCTGCACTTTGATGGGTATTCTGAGTGCCATGACTTCTGGGTCAATGCCAACTCCCCTGACATTCACCCTGCTGGCTGGTTTGAGAAGACGGGGCACAAGCTGCAGCCTCCGAAAG GTTACAAGGAGGAGGAGTTCAGCTGGAGCCAGTACCTGCGCAGCACAAGAGCTCAGGCTGCCCCCAAGCACCTGTTTGTGAGCCAGAGCCAC AGTCCCCCACCCCTGGGCTTCCAGGTGGGCATGAAGCTGGAGGCTGTTGACCGCATGAACCCCTCCCTTGTCTGCGTGGCCAGTGTGACCGATGTGGTGGACAGCCGCTTCCTGGTGCACTTCGACAACTGGGATGATACTTATGACTACTG GTGTGATCCCAGCAGCCCCTACATCCACCCAGTGGGCTGGTGCCAGAAGCAAGGAAAGCCCCTTACCCCTCCACAAG ACTACCCAGACCCTGATAACTTCTGTTGGGAGAAATATCTGGAAGAAACTGGGGCCTCTGCTGTCCCTGTTTGGGCCTTCAAGGTG CGACCCCCTCACAGCTTCCTGGTCAACATGAAGCTGGAGGCTGTGGACCGCAGGAACCCAGCCCTGATTCGCGTGGCCAGCGTGGAAGATGTGGAGGACCATCGGATAAAG ATCCACTTTGATGGCTGGAGTCATGGCTATGACTTCTGGATTGACGCTGACCACCCAGACATCCACCCTGCCGGCTGGTGCTCCAAGACAGGACATCCCCTGCAGCCTCCTCTCC GACCCAGAgagcccagctctgcctcccttgGGGGCTGTCCGCCTCTCAGCTATAGGAGCCTGCCCCACACTAGGACATCCAAATACAGCTTTCACCACCG GAAGTGCCCCACTCCTGGTTGCGACGGCTCTGGTCATGTCACAGGCAAGTTCACAGCTCACCATTGCCTCTCAGGCTGCCCGCTGGCTGAGAGGAACCAGAGCCGGCTGAAAGCAGAGCTGTCTGACTCAGAGGCCTCAGCTCGCAAGAAGAACCTCTCAGGCTTCTCCCCAAGGAAGAAGCCTCGCCATCATGGCCG AATTGGACGCCCTCCGAAGTATCGAAAGATTCCGCAGGAAGATTTCCAGA caCTCACGCCCGATGTCGTGCACCAGTCCCTCTTCATGTCAGCCCTGTCGGCCCACCCTGACCGCTCACTCTCAGTGTGCTGGGAGCAGCACTGCAAGCTCCTGCCAGGAGTAGCGGGCATCTCAGCCTCGACAGTCGCCAAGTGGACCATCGATGAG GTCTTCGGCTTTGTTCAGACCCTGACAGGTTGTGAGGACCAAGCACGCCTCTTCAAAGACGAG
- the L3MBTL1 gene encoding lethal(3)malignant brain tumor-like protein 1 isoform X3 has translation MEGHAEMEMLRTLKGPSTGEVSVHLVARDSPGSGPHLPATAFIIPASSANRGLPSSALDVSCFPREPIHVGTPEQVAGSEPVPATVLPQLSAGPASSSSSTVRILEWTEAAAPPPGGGLRFRISEYKPLNMAGVEQPPNPELLQEGVTEYEDGGAPAGDGEAGPLQAEDHPQNPPEDPNQDPPEDDSTCQCQACGPHQAAGPDLGSSNDGCPQLFQERSVIVENSSGSTSASELLKPVKKRKRREYQSLSEEESEPEAMEKQEEEKDPEGQPTASTLESEEWSSSQPATGEKKEGWSWESYLEEQKAITAPVSLFQDSQAVTHNKNGFKLGMKLEGIDPQHPSMYFILTVAEVCGYRLRLHFDGYSECHDFWVNANSPDIHPAGWFEKTGHKLQPPKGYKEEEFSWSQYLRSTRAQAAPKHLFVSQSHSPPPLGFQVGMKLEAVDRMNPSLVCVASVTDVVDSRFLVHFDNWDDTYDYWCDPSSPYIHPVGWCQKQGKPLTPPQDYPDPDNFCWEKYLEETGASAVPVWAFKVRPPHSFLVNMKLEAVDRRNPALIRVASVEDVEDHRIKIHFDGWSHGYDFWIDADHPDIHPAGWCSKTGHPLQPPLRPREPSSASLGGCPPLSYRSLPHTRTSKYSFHHRKCPTPGCDGSGHVTGKFTAHHCLSGCPLAERNQSRLKAELSDSEASARKKNLSGFSPRKKPRHHGRIGRPPKYRKIPQEDFQTLTPDVVHQSLFMSALSAHPDRSLSVCWEQHCKLLPGVAGISASTVAKWTIDEVFGFVQTLTGCEDQARLFKDEADIVKIMSVKLGPALKIYNAILMFKNADDTLK, from the exons ATGGAGGGGCATGCTGAAATGGAGATGCTGAGGACACTGAAGGGGCCTTCCACAGGGGAGGTCAGCGTGCACTTGGTGGCCAGAGACAGCCCCGGTTCTGGTCCTCACCTGCCCGCAACTGCCTTTATCATTCCAG CCAGCTCGGCCAACCGCGGCCTGCCCAGCAGTGCCCTGGATGTGTCTTGCTTTCCCCGGGAGCCAATCCATGTGGGTACCCCGGAGCAAGTGGCCGGCAGCGAACCGGTTCCTGCCACTGTCCTGCCGCAGCTTAGTGCCGGGCCGGCCAGCTCCAGCAGCAGCACAGTGCGGATACTGGAATGGACAGAGGCCGCGGCCCCGCCCCCTGGGGGCGGCCTGCGG TTCCGGATAAGCGAGTACAAGCCGCTGAACATGGCGGGAGTGGAGCAGCCCCCGAACCCCGAGCTGCTGCAGGAAGGCGTGACCGAATACGAAGATGGCGGGGCCCCTGCTGGAGATGGCGAGGCGGGCCCCCTACAAGCGG AGGACCACCCCCAGAATCCTCCAGAAGATCCCAATCAGGACCCCCCAGAGGATGATAGCACCTGTCAGTGCCAGGCGTGTGGGCCTCACCAAGCCGCGGGTCCAGATCTTGGTTCCTCTAATGATGGCTGCCCTCAACTGTTCCAGGAGCG GTCAGTCATAGTGGAGAACTCCTCAGGCTCCACCAGCGCTTCTGAGCTCCTCAAACCCGTGAAGAAGAGGAAGCGCAGGGAATACCAGAGCCTATCAGAGGAGGAGTCGGAGCCAGAGGCCATG GAgaagcaagaagaagaaaaggaccCAGAGGGACAACCCACCGCTAGCACCCTGGAGAGTGAGGAGTGGAGCAGCAGCCAGCCTG CAACAGGTGAGAAGAAGGAAGGCTGGTCGTGGGAATCCTACCTAGAGGAGCAGAAGGCCATTACTGCCCCAGTCAGCCTCTTCCAGGAC TCCCAGGCAGTCACTCACAACAAGAATGGCTTCAAACTGGGCATGAAGTTGGAAGGCATTGACCCTCAACACCCGTCCATGTACTTCATCCTCACTGTGGCTGAG GTATGTGGCTATCGCCTACGCCTGCACTTTGATGGGTATTCTGAGTGCCATGACTTCTGGGTCAATGCCAACTCCCCTGACATTCACCCTGCTGGCTGGTTTGAGAAGACGGGGCACAAGCTGCAGCCTCCGAAAG GTTACAAGGAGGAGGAGTTCAGCTGGAGCCAGTACCTGCGCAGCACAAGAGCTCAGGCTGCCCCCAAGCACCTGTTTGTGAGCCAGAGCCAC AGTCCCCCACCCCTGGGCTTCCAGGTGGGCATGAAGCTGGAGGCTGTTGACCGCATGAACCCCTCCCTTGTCTGCGTGGCCAGTGTGACCGATGTGGTGGACAGCCGCTTCCTGGTGCACTTCGACAACTGGGATGATACTTATGACTACTG GTGTGATCCCAGCAGCCCCTACATCCACCCAGTGGGCTGGTGCCAGAAGCAAGGAAAGCCCCTTACCCCTCCACAAG ACTACCCAGACCCTGATAACTTCTGTTGGGAGAAATATCTGGAAGAAACTGGGGCCTCTGCTGTCCCTGTTTGGGCCTTCAAGGTG CGACCCCCTCACAGCTTCCTGGTCAACATGAAGCTGGAGGCTGTGGACCGCAGGAACCCAGCCCTGATTCGCGTGGCCAGCGTGGAAGATGTGGAGGACCATCGGATAAAG ATCCACTTTGATGGCTGGAGTCATGGCTATGACTTCTGGATTGACGCTGACCACCCAGACATCCACCCTGCCGGCTGGTGCTCCAAGACAGGACATCCCCTGCAGCCTCCTCTCC GACCCAGAgagcccagctctgcctcccttgGGGGCTGTCCGCCTCTCAGCTATAGGAGCCTGCCCCACACTAGGACATCCAAATACAGCTTTCACCACCG GAAGTGCCCCACTCCTGGTTGCGACGGCTCTGGTCATGTCACAGGCAAGTTCACAGCTCACCATTGCCTCTCAGGCTGCCCGCTGGCTGAGAGGAACCAGAGCCGGCTGAAAGCAGAGCTGTCTGACTCAGAGGCCTCAGCTCGCAAGAAGAACCTCTCAGGCTTCTCCCCAAGGAAGAAGCCTCGCCATCATGGCCG AATTGGACGCCCTCCGAAGTATCGAAAGATTCCGCAGGAAGATTTCCAGA caCTCACGCCCGATGTCGTGCACCAGTCCCTCTTCATGTCAGCCCTGTCGGCCCACCCTGACCGCTCACTCTCAGTGTGCTGGGAGCAGCACTGCAAGCTCCTGCCAGGAGTAGCGGGCATCTCAGCCTCGACAGTCGCCAAGTGGACCATCGATGAG GTCTTCGGCTTTGTTCAGACCCTGACAGGTTGTGAGGACCAAGCACGCCTCTTCAAAGACGAG
- the L3MBTL1 gene encoding lethal(3)malignant brain tumor-like protein 1 isoform X1 produces the protein MEGHAEMEMLRTLKGPSTGEVSVHLVARDSPGSGPHLPATAFIIPASSANRGLPSSALDVSCFPREPIHVGTPEQVAGSEPVPATVLPQLSAGPASSSSSTVRILEWTEAAAPPPGGGLRFRISEYKPLNMAGVEQPPNPELLQEGVTEYEDGGAPAGDGEAGPLQAEDHPQNPPEDPNQDPPEDDSTCQCQACGPHQAAGPDLGSSNDGCPQLFQERSVIVENSSGSTSASELLKPVKKRKRREYQSLSEEESEPEAMEKQEEEKDPEGQPTASTLESEEWSSSQPATGEKKEGWSWESYLEEQKAITAPVSLFQDSQAVTHNKNGFKLGMKLEGIDPQHPSMYFILTVAEVCGYRLRLHFDGYSECHDFWVNANSPDIHPAGWFEKTGHKLQPPKGYKEEEFSWSQYLRSTRAQAAPKHLFVSQSHSPPPLGFQVGMKLEAVDRMNPSLVCVASVTDVVDSRFLVHFDNWDDTYDYWCDPSSPYIHPVGWCQKQGKPLTPPQDYPDPDNFCWEKYLEETGASAVPVWAFKVRPPHSFLVNMKLEAVDRRNPALIRVASVEDVEDHRIKIHFDGWSHGYDFWIDADHPDIHPAGWCSKTGHPLQPPLRPREPSSASLGGCPPLSYRSLPHTRTSKYSFHHRKCPTPGCDGSGHVTGKFTAHHCLSGCPLAERNQSRLKAELSDSEASARKKNLSGFSPRKKPRHHGRIGRPPKYRKIPQEDFQTLTPDVVHQSLFMSALSAHPDRSLSVCWEQHCKLLPGVAGISASTVAKWTIDEVFGFVQTLTGCEDQARLFKDEMSSPSMSQRKWKSSEETPSPSCHLICMSPPTHIHSVFFPITVEDLMLPLIRS, from the exons ATGGAGGGGCATGCTGAAATGGAGATGCTGAGGACACTGAAGGGGCCTTCCACAGGGGAGGTCAGCGTGCACTTGGTGGCCAGAGACAGCCCCGGTTCTGGTCCTCACCTGCCCGCAACTGCCTTTATCATTCCAG CCAGCTCGGCCAACCGCGGCCTGCCCAGCAGTGCCCTGGATGTGTCTTGCTTTCCCCGGGAGCCAATCCATGTGGGTACCCCGGAGCAAGTGGCCGGCAGCGAACCGGTTCCTGCCACTGTCCTGCCGCAGCTTAGTGCCGGGCCGGCCAGCTCCAGCAGCAGCACAGTGCGGATACTGGAATGGACAGAGGCCGCGGCCCCGCCCCCTGGGGGCGGCCTGCGG TTCCGGATAAGCGAGTACAAGCCGCTGAACATGGCGGGAGTGGAGCAGCCCCCGAACCCCGAGCTGCTGCAGGAAGGCGTGACCGAATACGAAGATGGCGGGGCCCCTGCTGGAGATGGCGAGGCGGGCCCCCTACAAGCGG AGGACCACCCCCAGAATCCTCCAGAAGATCCCAATCAGGACCCCCCAGAGGATGATAGCACCTGTCAGTGCCAGGCGTGTGGGCCTCACCAAGCCGCGGGTCCAGATCTTGGTTCCTCTAATGATGGCTGCCCTCAACTGTTCCAGGAGCG GTCAGTCATAGTGGAGAACTCCTCAGGCTCCACCAGCGCTTCTGAGCTCCTCAAACCCGTGAAGAAGAGGAAGCGCAGGGAATACCAGAGCCTATCAGAGGAGGAGTCGGAGCCAGAGGCCATG GAgaagcaagaagaagaaaaggaccCAGAGGGACAACCCACCGCTAGCACCCTGGAGAGTGAGGAGTGGAGCAGCAGCCAGCCTG CAACAGGTGAGAAGAAGGAAGGCTGGTCGTGGGAATCCTACCTAGAGGAGCAGAAGGCCATTACTGCCCCAGTCAGCCTCTTCCAGGAC TCCCAGGCAGTCACTCACAACAAGAATGGCTTCAAACTGGGCATGAAGTTGGAAGGCATTGACCCTCAACACCCGTCCATGTACTTCATCCTCACTGTGGCTGAG GTATGTGGCTATCGCCTACGCCTGCACTTTGATGGGTATTCTGAGTGCCATGACTTCTGGGTCAATGCCAACTCCCCTGACATTCACCCTGCTGGCTGGTTTGAGAAGACGGGGCACAAGCTGCAGCCTCCGAAAG GTTACAAGGAGGAGGAGTTCAGCTGGAGCCAGTACCTGCGCAGCACAAGAGCTCAGGCTGCCCCCAAGCACCTGTTTGTGAGCCAGAGCCAC AGTCCCCCACCCCTGGGCTTCCAGGTGGGCATGAAGCTGGAGGCTGTTGACCGCATGAACCCCTCCCTTGTCTGCGTGGCCAGTGTGACCGATGTGGTGGACAGCCGCTTCCTGGTGCACTTCGACAACTGGGATGATACTTATGACTACTG GTGTGATCCCAGCAGCCCCTACATCCACCCAGTGGGCTGGTGCCAGAAGCAAGGAAAGCCCCTTACCCCTCCACAAG ACTACCCAGACCCTGATAACTTCTGTTGGGAGAAATATCTGGAAGAAACTGGGGCCTCTGCTGTCCCTGTTTGGGCCTTCAAGGTG CGACCCCCTCACAGCTTCCTGGTCAACATGAAGCTGGAGGCTGTGGACCGCAGGAACCCAGCCCTGATTCGCGTGGCCAGCGTGGAAGATGTGGAGGACCATCGGATAAAG ATCCACTTTGATGGCTGGAGTCATGGCTATGACTTCTGGATTGACGCTGACCACCCAGACATCCACCCTGCCGGCTGGTGCTCCAAGACAGGACATCCCCTGCAGCCTCCTCTCC GACCCAGAgagcccagctctgcctcccttgGGGGCTGTCCGCCTCTCAGCTATAGGAGCCTGCCCCACACTAGGACATCCAAATACAGCTTTCACCACCG GAAGTGCCCCACTCCTGGTTGCGACGGCTCTGGTCATGTCACAGGCAAGTTCACAGCTCACCATTGCCTCTCAGGCTGCCCGCTGGCTGAGAGGAACCAGAGCCGGCTGAAAGCAGAGCTGTCTGACTCAGAGGCCTCAGCTCGCAAGAAGAACCTCTCAGGCTTCTCCCCAAGGAAGAAGCCTCGCCATCATGGCCG AATTGGACGCCCTCCGAAGTATCGAAAGATTCCGCAGGAAGATTTCCAGA caCTCACGCCCGATGTCGTGCACCAGTCCCTCTTCATGTCAGCCCTGTCGGCCCACCCTGACCGCTCACTCTCAGTGTGCTGGGAGCAGCACTGCAAGCTCCTGCCAGGAGTAGCGGGCATCTCAGCCTCGACAGTCGCCAAGTGGACCATCGATGAG GTCTTCGGCTTTGTTCAGACCCTGACAGGTTGTGAGGACCAAGCACGCCTCTTCAAAGACGAG
- the L3MBTL1 gene encoding lethal(3)malignant brain tumor-like protein 1 isoform X4, with product MRRQEGHGPDAEVGQGPVRESQSSDPPALQFRISEYKPLNMAGVEQPPNPELLQEGVTEYEDGGAPAGDGEAGPLQAEDHPQNPPEDPNQDPPEDDSTCQCQACGPHQAAGPDLGSSNDGCPQLFQERSVIVENSSGSTSASELLKPVKKRKRREYQSLSEEESEPEAMEKQEEEKDPEGQPTASTLESEEWSSSQPATGEKKEGWSWESYLEEQKAITAPVSLFQDSQAVTHNKNGFKLGMKLEGIDPQHPSMYFILTVAEVCGYRLRLHFDGYSECHDFWVNANSPDIHPAGWFEKTGHKLQPPKGYKEEEFSWSQYLRSTRAQAAPKHLFVSQSHSPPPLGFQVGMKLEAVDRMNPSLVCVASVTDVVDSRFLVHFDNWDDTYDYWCDPSSPYIHPVGWCQKQGKPLTPPQDYPDPDNFCWEKYLEETGASAVPVWAFKVRPPHSFLVNMKLEAVDRRNPALIRVASVEDVEDHRIKIHFDGWSHGYDFWIDADHPDIHPAGWCSKTGHPLQPPLRPREPSSASLGGCPPLSYRSLPHTRTSKYSFHHRKCPTPGCDGSGHVTGKFTAHHCLSGCPLAERNQSRLKAELSDSEASARKKNLSGFSPRKKPRHHGRIGRPPKYRKIPQEDFQTLTPDVVHQSLFMSALSAHPDRSLSVCWEQHCKLLPGVAGISASTVAKWTIDEVFGFVQTLTGCEDQARLFKDEMSSPSMSQRKWKSSEETPSPSCHLICMSPPTHIHSVFFPITVEDLMLPLIRS from the exons ATGAGGCGACAAGAGGGCCATGGCCCCGACGCCGAGGTGGGTCAAGGGCCCGTACGGGAGTCGCAATCCTCAGACCCTCCCGCGCTCCAGTTCCGGATAAGCGAGTACAAGCCGCTGAACATGGCGGGAGTGGAGCAGCCCCCGAACCCCGAGCTGCTGCAGGAAGGCGTGACCGAATACGAAGATGGCGGGGCCCCTGCTGGAGATGGCGAGGCGGGCCCCCTACAAGCGG AGGACCACCCCCAGAATCCTCCAGAAGATCCCAATCAGGACCCCCCAGAGGATGATAGCACCTGTCAGTGCCAGGCGTGTGGGCCTCACCAAGCCGCGGGTCCAGATCTTGGTTCCTCTAATGATGGCTGCCCTCAACTGTTCCAGGAGCG GTCAGTCATAGTGGAGAACTCCTCAGGCTCCACCAGCGCTTCTGAGCTCCTCAAACCCGTGAAGAAGAGGAAGCGCAGGGAATACCAGAGCCTATCAGAGGAGGAGTCGGAGCCAGAGGCCATG GAgaagcaagaagaagaaaaggaccCAGAGGGACAACCCACCGCTAGCACCCTGGAGAGTGAGGAGTGGAGCAGCAGCCAGCCTG CAACAGGTGAGAAGAAGGAAGGCTGGTCGTGGGAATCCTACCTAGAGGAGCAGAAGGCCATTACTGCCCCAGTCAGCCTCTTCCAGGAC TCCCAGGCAGTCACTCACAACAAGAATGGCTTCAAACTGGGCATGAAGTTGGAAGGCATTGACCCTCAACACCCGTCCATGTACTTCATCCTCACTGTGGCTGAG GTATGTGGCTATCGCCTACGCCTGCACTTTGATGGGTATTCTGAGTGCCATGACTTCTGGGTCAATGCCAACTCCCCTGACATTCACCCTGCTGGCTGGTTTGAGAAGACGGGGCACAAGCTGCAGCCTCCGAAAG GTTACAAGGAGGAGGAGTTCAGCTGGAGCCAGTACCTGCGCAGCACAAGAGCTCAGGCTGCCCCCAAGCACCTGTTTGTGAGCCAGAGCCAC AGTCCCCCACCCCTGGGCTTCCAGGTGGGCATGAAGCTGGAGGCTGTTGACCGCATGAACCCCTCCCTTGTCTGCGTGGCCAGTGTGACCGATGTGGTGGACAGCCGCTTCCTGGTGCACTTCGACAACTGGGATGATACTTATGACTACTG GTGTGATCCCAGCAGCCCCTACATCCACCCAGTGGGCTGGTGCCAGAAGCAAGGAAAGCCCCTTACCCCTCCACAAG ACTACCCAGACCCTGATAACTTCTGTTGGGAGAAATATCTGGAAGAAACTGGGGCCTCTGCTGTCCCTGTTTGGGCCTTCAAGGTG CGACCCCCTCACAGCTTCCTGGTCAACATGAAGCTGGAGGCTGTGGACCGCAGGAACCCAGCCCTGATTCGCGTGGCCAGCGTGGAAGATGTGGAGGACCATCGGATAAAG ATCCACTTTGATGGCTGGAGTCATGGCTATGACTTCTGGATTGACGCTGACCACCCAGACATCCACCCTGCCGGCTGGTGCTCCAAGACAGGACATCCCCTGCAGCCTCCTCTCC GACCCAGAgagcccagctctgcctcccttgGGGGCTGTCCGCCTCTCAGCTATAGGAGCCTGCCCCACACTAGGACATCCAAATACAGCTTTCACCACCG GAAGTGCCCCACTCCTGGTTGCGACGGCTCTGGTCATGTCACAGGCAAGTTCACAGCTCACCATTGCCTCTCAGGCTGCCCGCTGGCTGAGAGGAACCAGAGCCGGCTGAAAGCAGAGCTGTCTGACTCAGAGGCCTCAGCTCGCAAGAAGAACCTCTCAGGCTTCTCCCCAAGGAAGAAGCCTCGCCATCATGGCCG AATTGGACGCCCTCCGAAGTATCGAAAGATTCCGCAGGAAGATTTCCAGA caCTCACGCCCGATGTCGTGCACCAGTCCCTCTTCATGTCAGCCCTGTCGGCCCACCCTGACCGCTCACTCTCAGTGTGCTGGGAGCAGCACTGCAAGCTCCTGCCAGGAGTAGCGGGCATCTCAGCCTCGACAGTCGCCAAGTGGACCATCGATGAG GTCTTCGGCTTTGTTCAGACCCTGACAGGTTGTGAGGACCAAGCACGCCTCTTCAAAGACGAG